In Chiloscyllium punctatum isolate Juve2018m chromosome 26, sChiPun1.3, whole genome shotgun sequence, the sequence gcattgagtgtaggagttggagaggtcatgttgcggctgtgcaggacattggttaggccacttttggaatactgcgtgcagttctggtctccctcctatcagaagggtattgtgaaacatgaaagggttcagaaaagatttaaagagtgttgccagggttagagagtttgagctattggaagaggctgaataagctggggctgttttcagtggagcattggagactgagggggacctTACAGAAACTcacaaaatcacgaggggcaaggatagagtaaataggcaaggCCTATTCCCTAaaatgggggagtccaaaactagagggcataggtttaagatgagagaggaaagatttaaataggacctaaggggcaacgttttaatgtagagggtggtacatgtatggaataaactgccaagGGAGTGGTGGAAGTTGGCACAACTGTAAcacttgaaaggcatctggacagctatatgaataggaactgTCTACTGGGCCAATGGGACTGGATGAATTtcgggtatctggtcggcatagtcAGTTGAACTGTctccgtgcagtacatctctatgactcttggtCGGAAATCAGATTGATCAATGCAATAACAAAGCTTGGCCTCAATGCATGCATTATTCAAATATGCTGACGGTGTACGTTGAGATGGGTTTGCCATCCCGCCGTTGGTAATTTTTGTCACGAGCTGGCATCCAGCAGATGAAATCACTTTGGGCAGTTCCTTCCGTGTGATATTTCCAAGCAAGATACGCTCTGTCGTTCCTGACTGAGATTTGATATTTTGATTGTTCAGAATAGTATCCGGCATTGTGTTGTCTCCAATTGTAAATATTTTTGTCATTGTTTCTGCAGGTATACATTTCTCATTCTATCCCGCTCGAGATTTGTCCATTTTTATTTCAACCTTGCCTTTGGTGCTATGTAATATACCGATTTGGCGTTTCCATTTTGTGCCAAACAGCTGTCGCAAATGGTCAGATGAAAGTGTCTCAAACCCCCGAAAGTGCATACGCTGTCGAAGGTGAAAGCTTTACCTTTTACTGCGCATTCCCTCTTTTTCGCGATCAATCCAATGTGACTATCAGTTGGTGGAAACTCGGCGATACCGAACTTCTGCAGTCAGGATCTGACGGCAGGAAACGATTTCTCCCTTTGAAAAAAGGTGGAGCCTCTCTGCAACTCTTAAACGTCAAGGCCGATGACTCTGGAGTCTATTACTGTGGAGTAAAACATCCCAATAGCCCCACTGTAAATGGAACTGGGTCAAGGCTTGTTATCTGTGGTAAGTGCAATGTGTAGCAAATTATTTCACATGATATCAACAGCTCACAGTCCAATACTAAGCGTTTATTTTAAATGAGATGATCCATGAACATTGGTGTCTGCTTTCCGGTCTGAATTATATTGAATAAATCCACTGTCATGGAAAATGATGCACTGAATAACAAAAAGGACACACGCAAGAAACGTGTAACAGGAGATTCGTCTGATATAATCTCTTAAATTAAACACCGTTTTGACTGAGCTAGAAACTGACCGAGAACTGAAATGTAATCCCTTTCATCTCCCAATTGATGAAGCGGTGGCGATAAACCCTGCTATTACCTTAAATTGTAGACACTGTTATCACAAATTGAAAGTGTCCTTCTGATATATATTTCCACTCAAGAACACGAATGTACCACGAGAAGTGTCGGATAATGAGCGACTGTTTTCACCCCTTTTCCACTATCGCTCAAGACCATGCTGAAGGATAGATGTGAATTCACAGAAATTGCTCTCTTAATGCTTCATGAAAAGCACTACCCATCTGAGATTCGAATGTGAAGAAATATCTAATTAAGTATAAAATATTATTCCTGAGCCAAGCATACTATAGTAATGCGTCCGGTGAAAATCAAATATTACTTTCACCAACCTTTGGAAATGGTATTCCCAGTGTATTGAAGCAAAACATTAATTTGTGTCTCCCTTTATCAATCCAGAAGGCTCCTATGAATCTTTACCACTTCGAGTTGGGTTTCGCTGTGCAGATGATGATTATGATGCACGGTAACACCAGGTTTTGGATATTGGAGAATAATTTATAAAATCGGCACACGAAGATGAAATGAGGAATCAAGGATTCGATCTCGCAATTCACATCCCCTCATCGAGACACTTGCCATTTAAATAATTCGGGGGGCGGTGTTTGTTTATTTGTTGTTGTAGTGACCTCAAAGTTGCCCACTAAATTCGCTCAACTACAATCAGGATTTGAGATTCCAATGTAAGGCTGTTGTCTGCCTTGTGATGAGTTTTAGAATCATGGAATACCTAcagtgcaggccattcagcccatcgcgtATGTACCCACCTTCCAATGAGCGTCCCTACAAAGACCCATCCCCACCCTTACGTTTTTACCATGGCTAGTCCAACCATCCTGCAGGTCACTGCCAATCCGCCGAATCTGCCCGTCTTTGGACTGGGGAGGAAACCGAGCAGCTGGAGGGACGCAAtgtgggcagaatgtgcaaactccttagAGACACACGTGGGCGGAATGCAACCCGGGCCTCTATGTGAGGCAGCACTGAGAGCAGATTTACCAGACACCTTCTGGTGCACAGAAAAACATAACATTGGGGCTCATTCCTTCAGTATTTCATTATTCTTATTTTCTCAAAAATAATAAAACAATGCAAATCGTGTTAATTGCATTTCCGCCCTCCGTTACCCTTTTCCCTTAATTCTGCCTTGTTTCCTAAATCTAATTTAATACATAAATGCGCAAGTAAATATTTCGTGGCTTAGACTCGAGGCTGTTAATTTCCATGGTAACCTAATTACTTTCAAGAGATGCACGTTCGCTGACTTTGTCATTTTTTTCTCAGTTATTCTGTGAGGGGTTTAGTCCAAATTTACGCTTAATTTAAAGGCAACCCCGATGCAGATTATAAGGGGGAGCTGTCGCCTGTGCAACTGAATTACCAGCGCCCAGTCTTTACAGTGTTTCACTGTGAAAAGAAACGTCTAGACATTGCCAGATGGCTGCTtctgatgttattttcttttgcGGTTTTTATTTTGCAGTTCCTCCAATTCCATTGAAAATTATCTCCAAATCACCAAAGAGCAGTGTTCCCGGAACTTTAATTGTCTTGTGCAAAACGGCTGCTTTTTACCCAGACAGTATTAATCTAACTTGGTACAAGGATGGCGTTCATGTTACCAATGGGATAATGGCTCTGAAGCACTTGAATTCCAAAGGACTTTATGAACTTACCAGCTACATGGAAGTCACCCGTGCTGCCCACAATGTTATCTGTCAGGTCATTCACCGCATGCTTCCGATTCCAGTCCGCAGCACCTTCTTTGTCTCAAATCGGAAAGGTGAGCctttatttgtgatttatttttaCAGGATGCTAACAAACATGTTATTGAATGGCAAGCGCCTCCTTTCAAACCCGTCCATGGCTTCCcgtcatttttaaaacatttaaccGTATGTCACCATTTTTTTAATCCTTGCAATTACACATTTCCGATCTGCATAAGAAAGGTAGGCTTGGAGCAAGTGGTGTAGGTAATATTGTGTGATATGAAACTAGCTCGCAACAGATTATGATTTTTCGGTTTCTTTTTTTTATCGTTGGAAATTTCTGAATGTCTAGTGAAAACTATGGTGTCTAATGCAGCATGTATGTCTGCATCAAAAATACGGTCAGAAAATCATTCATTCTCTAACTGCCCATGGATCTATGACTTTAAAATCATCTTTACGGAAACATTTATAGTCGTTTGCCTCTCAATCAAGACTTCCTTCTTCAGCGACTCCCGAATTCTCTGAATTGTAGATTTTGCGAGAGGGTTTCTTACTATAGTAGCTTACTTATGCTCTTTAGCCAATGTTTTAGCTTACTTcttacctgaagaagggcttatgcccgaaacgtcgattctcctgctccttggatgctgcctgacctgttgcgcgattccagcaacacatttttcagctctgatctccagcatctgcagtcctcattttctccttactTCTAACTATGAAGATTTACTTTAACCATTCACCTTTGGCAATAATTATAACCATGTATTTTCTTAATTATACATTTATTGTCATTTTACTGTACATACATGCAAAAATCTATGGGCAAGTCTCTTTTTTGGTACTTGCACATCTGAAAAGTATCTTTACACCTTGGAAATACAGTTCAATGTTGGCATTTGATTATTATCCTCCAATGCAAAAGGATGGTCATCATACCATGATTAAAAATACTCCTTACATACCACAACTGTAATTTCACTATGATTTTACCTTCAACTTTATTGTATTCATGGTAATGCACATAATGCTCCTACTTTTTTGCTTGTTGTTAATTAACATGACTGTCATTTTGAtgcttttgttttgaaaaatCATTTTATCTGGGCTAATTGCCCTCTACCCTAAATAAAGAAACATCCTTCAAATCTCCAATCTAATGTATTCAGATGAAATCAATTAATTATTAAAATCCCTTCATGAACAATGTTTTGTGATGGATGTATTGATTGTGCAAGTGACTTTAAGATCTGCTAACTCCACAAATTCTATGTAGATTATGACACTTTCAAAATATTTCACATATAAAATTAATTGTTCTGCAGCTGTGTTGTTCAAATTAATCTGGAGATTTATCATATTAGCAATGTAAGAGATAAACTTCAAATCAGATtacctaccgtgtggaaacaggcccttccgcccaacgagtccacatcgaccctccaccccccaacactacgggtaatttagcatagcaaattcacctaacctgcacatctttgtactgtgggaggaagcccacgcagacacagggagagtatgtaaatgccacacagacagttgcccaaggtgggaattgaactcaggtccctggtgctatgaggcagcagtgctaactactgaaccaccatgctaccCAATGGCATGTTGCTCTTTTGCAAGAGATTGAATTAATGATTTATTGCACTTTGCTCTCCAATTATATTTTACTTAGCTCAGTTGAAAGTAGATCAATTTCCATCAAGAATTTGTGTTCATGCAGAATTTTTTGTTATGAAACATCCTTAAAATTTGTAAGGATTTTTTCCAGTTTAAAGTAAGGAATACAATCCACAGAACAATTGTTTAGCTATGGACTCCAGGCTAATATTCATGATGCTTGTCACTTTGCAAGTAGTGATTCTGAAATTATGGAACAATTTATTTCAAGTGTTTATTGAATATTGAtttgtttgtttcaaagaattttAGTTAGGGCATGCTATCTATAATAATTCAATGACTACTCTAAATCCTATATTTTAGTCCACAGGTTCAACATTCCTTTGATTCCTCAATTTATATTAGGTTTCTTCATGATTCTCGCTCTGACACTTATCATTGCTGATTATGTCAAACATCTTAAAGTGAAAGGTAATGCTTACAGACCATCATTTTCTGCTTTTcgtctaaacttactaacccaccattgGTATACTGTGAATATTGGATTGCCAGAGATATTGAGGATGCAGAGCAGAATATCTAGCAAAATGTAAATTAAAATGGATGTTTAGCAAATTTCAACATATCCAATGCTGAGCAAGGATGCAAGATTTTTACAGCAGCCAATCTGGTTTATTCATTTCATTCATTTGCCTCCAGAACATCTTACTCTGAAATAGTTCTGactttacatttttttttctctaaggTTGCCAGTAGATTTTGTTGAGTCATAGAACTGTAGAGTCCTATAACAGTCCTTTGGCccaaacttgtccatgcagacccTTGTCCACTACCCTTGACTTCACTTTCATGAGAACTGTGAATCTGAACTTCAATatcccactacactccttaagtcTTACCATTCACCAAAaaactcttaccttgatttgcctctccaaaatgcaagacctcatacCTATCTAGATTAaaccccacttccccagctgatcaaggtcctgctgcaatttctgataacctttctcaGTATCCATGATACTGTGTTGTCAGTAAACTTtccaatcatgccttgtacattctcatccaaatcattgatctagatcACAAAcagtagtgggcccagcagcaaccccgaggcattccactagtcacaggcctccaatccgacAATCATCCTTCCAcaatcaccctctgcttcctaccctGA encodes:
- the LOC140453145 gene encoding natural cytotoxicity triggering receptor 3 ligand 1-like isoform X1; its protein translation is MTATYQLISSSNKAVANGQMKVSQTPESAYAVEGESFTFYCAFPLFRDQSNVTISWWKLGDTELLQSGSDGRKRFLPLKKGGASLQLLNVKADDSGVYYCGVKHPNSPTVNGTGSRLVICVPPIPLKIISKSPKSSVPGTLIVLCKTAAFYPDSINLTWYKDGVHVTNGIMALKHLNSKGLYELTSYMEVTRAAHNVICQVIHRMLPIPVRSTFFVSNRKVHRFNIPLIPQFILGFFMILALTLIIADYVKHLKVKGSNNTYVEK
- the LOC140453145 gene encoding natural cytotoxicity triggering receptor 3 ligand 1-like isoform X2, which encodes MKVSQTPESAYAVEGESFTFYCAFPLFRDQSNVTISWWKLGDTELLQSGSDGRKRFLPLKKGGASLQLLNVKADDSGVYYCGVKHPNSPTVNGTGSRLVICVPPIPLKIISKSPKSSVPGTLIVLCKTAAFYPDSINLTWYKDGVHVTNGIMALKHLNSKGLYELTSYMEVTRAAHNVICQVIHRMLPIPVRSTFFVSNRKVHRFNIPLIPQFILGFFMILALTLIIADYVKHLKVKGSNNTYVEK
- the LOC140453145 gene encoding uncharacterized protein isoform X3: MELGQGLLSVKAPMNLYHFELGFAVQMMIMMHVPPIPLKIISKSPKSSVPGTLIVLCKTAAFYPDSINLTWYKDGVHVTNGIMALKHLNSKGLYELTSYMEVTRAAHNVICQVIHRMLPIPVRSTFFVSNRKVHRFNIPLIPQFILGFFMILALTLIIADYVKHLKVKGSNNTYVEK